In the Nitratiruptor sp. YY09-18 genome, TTATGCAATTGTACAAGGAGATGTATTAGATTTTGTTAAAAAAATATCAAATTCTGATATTAAAAATAAAATAAAATATGTAAAAAAATTACAAAATTATACAGAAGCAATTTATGTAATTAGAAATAAAACTGATAAATCATATCATAAATTAACAAAATTAAATAACAATATTAAAAAAATAAAGAATATAAAACCAATTTCTATAGGTCGTTTTGGTTCTGGTAGCAGTATAACAGGGTATAATTTACTTACGCCATTAGAATTAAACCCCAATATAGTTTATATGGAAAAAGATGAAGCTTTGAATTCATTATTAAATAAAAAAATATTAATGATTGTATATGTAGCAAAATATAATAAAAAAAATAACAAAATCGCAAAATGGGTAAGTAATATAATTGCACAATTTCCCCAATATCTTGAATTAATGGAGATTGATCCTTTGTCATATGGAAAAAACTTTTATCAACAGACAGTCTCTTATAAAAATACAAAATTAATACTTATACCTACATATTTTATATCTACAGATTCTGACTCTAAAAAAAATATGGAAATATATCAATGTTTAAATTATTAATTTTGTTATTAATAACAATATCTGTTTATGCTGATGAATATAAAAAGGTTTTAGTTATAACCAATTACAACCCTTTTAGAGCAGACACAGAAGCATTTAAAAAAGGACTTGATGATGTAAAAAAAGAAATTGAACGTAAATATCCAAAAATAAAAGTAGTTTATACAAATATTTTTATAGATAGAAAAAATAAAAAATTAATAGAAAAAGATATTAATAAACTTGAAAAAATATTAAATGATAAATTTCTTTTTATTGTTGCTCCTGGTATATCGAAAGCTTTTGGAACAGTTGCACCTTGCTTACCTAAAGACACACCGATTATAACTGCATCTTCTGCTATTGATGAATTACAAAAATTTAAAGGTAATATTTTTTCAACTAGCGACCTTCCAAGGTATTCTAAAGCCAAAGATATTTATAAATTAAAAAAAATAATTAAATATAAAAGAATTATTAATGTTTATGATAAACAACCAGGAAGCTATCCTATTTATATTTTGAAAGCCTTTGCTAAAGATAATCCCGATATAAAAATAATAAATATAAATCTTACCAGTATTAACAAAGGGTTTTTGGACAAATATGGTAATGATGCATTATTTTATATATCTGCAAACGGAACAAAATCTTGTAAGATTATTTTTGATAGATTAAATTTTATTATAAAGAATTTAGAATTTTTATATAACAAAAAATATAATATTAGCTACTATTTGTCCTATTTTTCTACTATTTATTCTTATAAAAATGATAAAAAAGTTTTTTCTAGTTCATCAATTACAAGTAATAAAAAAAATATATTTGAATATGAATATTTAAGACCATTAAAATATAAAAATGAAAAGCTTATAAAAAGATATGATCAAGCATTTAGATGGTATTATCCAAAAATACTATTAGGATTAAGAGGGTTAGAAAACTTTGATTTAGATATTAACGTTTTACATAGAATTATAATTGACAATCTTAAGAAGACAAATATTTATAATCCATTTGTAGATAAAAGAACTAGATATATTTATGCTTTTGAAAAAAAAGATTACAATGGAAGAGAAATATATTTTAATGCCATAAGAAAATATAATATTTTAAAAAACTATCTTTATATATTGAGTTCTGGGCAAAAATTATTAAATCCAATCCAAATTTTTAATGATTTTAAGTATCATACCATCTATGTCACTCCTCAAATTAAAAAACTAAAAATTCTAACTTTAGATGCTACAAAAGCAAAAGTTGATTTAGTAATTAGAGCAGCAAGTATCAATAAAAATTTTGAATTTGGCAAAAGTATATTAATGAAATCGGCAAAAAAAGATGATTTCGATATTAAACTTTTAAGTTCTAGTAAAATAACATTTTTAAATACGCCATTATATTATAAAGTTTATAATATACATTTAATGATCAATATCAATAGTGATTTATTTAAATTTCCATATGATAAACAGATAATTAATATTCCTTTCTATCCGAATAATTTTTCTAAAGATCACTATGTAATTCAAATGATAAATGATAAAAACCAATATGACGCAACAATCTCAGATAACTGGTTTATAGATAAACATTTTCCAACTTATTCAAGACAAATATATAAAGTTGAAAATGGATTAGATAAAAAGCTAAAAGTTTTACTTACGGATATAAATTATTTTACACTTCAAATTAAACGTAAAGATCCTTTGCAAATTATATTGAAATATTTTTTACCAGCAATAATATTACTTTTTATGGCTATATTTATAGGATACTTCATCTTTAAAAAATATAGTCAAAATCATATTGCCATAATAAGTGATGTTCTTTTGGGAATAATTTCTATCTATTTCATATATAGTTTATTGATACAAATTGAAACTTTAATAATTATGGATTTAGTTTTTTATGTAATTATATTTATGGTAATATTATTAATAATTTCAATTTTTATACTAGAAAAATTAGGATATATCAATAAATAATAAAGAAAATCATGTGTAAAAAAATTTTCTATATTTTAATTTCAATGATTATTATTTGCATAGCTGGTTTTTTCTCATTTAGTGATGAAATATTAACAGAATATGCGAAATTTTTTACCGTCAATAACGCAACTAAAAAAGCAGATTTGATTTTTATACTTGGTGGAAATCCAAAAACTAGACCAGCAAAAGCTGTTGAGCTCGTTAAACAAGGCTTTTCTAATAAGGTTGTTATGACTCATATCAAAGATAAAGCTTTAAAATATCAAAACTTTTTTATTAAAGAAGAAAAACTGACAGAAGCAATATTAAAAAGTGAATCTATTCCATTTAAAATAATACCTTGCATAAAAAAAGATGGAGCCACAAGTACTTTTGATGAAGCATATTCATTAGCTGAGTATGTAAAAAATAACAATTTAAAACATGTTATTATTGTTACTGATGCCTTCCATACAAAAAGAGCCTTGTATGCATTCAAAAAAATTTTTAGGCTTGAAAAACTCAATACCAAAGTTGAAGTAGCAGCCGCTTATAATGGTGTTTATAGGGAAAACAATTGGTGGAAAACTGAAAAAGGTTTAAGATCTTACATCATAGAACCTATAAAGTTTTTATTTTATATATTTAATTCCAAAAACTTAAACACTATAAATAATTAATTAAATTTATAATTTAGTTATTAATAAAATTAATATAAAATGGAATTGTATCACTAATGCATGAACTTATTAGTCATGTAGAAATATTAAACATCTCCTAGGTCATAGAATAAATGTTAATGTTAAAAAAGGTTGAAATATAGTATTTTTTTGCTAAAAAGATCTCCTCAAGTCGCTAAATTACTTAGTAAATATAAAATTAGGTATATTAGAATTATCTCATTAAAAATGAGCAAACAAGAATTAGAGTAATTATTGTTAGGATAAATATGAAGAGGCATATTACAAAGATTAAAATCATTGATATATATTGAGAAATCGCCAGAATATATATAATAAGTATTTATATAATTAAATTTTATATTTTTGGGACTAGTAAACCTTTTAATATATAAATGGCACAAGTGATATAAACAATAACTCTAAATATTTTTGAGATTTTATCTACTATTTTCAAACCTAAATATATTTAATATACCTCGCTGTTTTAGAGATATAAACTTATCAGCCTTTAAGGTATTTATACCAGGTCCTTTTATTGGAAAAATATCTATATTGTTATAAGCTTTTGAGCGAACATAATGTGTTACATACGGTATACCATCTTTTTCAATATAAGATACTACACCAATATGCCCAAAAATTTTTCCATTTGGTAAATTTTTAGCATCCTTGATTCCGCTAGGCCAAATTACTATATCCCCAATTTTTAAGTTTTTAATATCAAAGCTATTTAAAGAATTATTTTTCGATACATAAATTAAATGGAAATTTTTATCATATAGTAATTTTTTATAAAGTGAAAATGTATTAAAACGTTTTAAATAAGAGTTGAAACCTAAATAATACATAATTCCATGAATAAATCCTGTACAGTCAAATCCCTTTTTAAAATTTTTGATGTCGCCACCCCAATTGTATGGCAACCTGTAATTTTTTTCTAATTTATTCATCTCATAAGCAACTGTACCAATATTAATAATATCTTTATTATTTGTTAGATTTGAAATTGCTTCTTTTATATATAAATTTTTTTTTGCAATTGAAGTGTGGTTTATTAAAGATATTCTTCTTTGCGAAGAAAAAATTTTTCGAGTATTTTTATAATCTAAATTGTCATCTTCTAAAAAGATTATTATTGCAAATGGAAATATCACTATGATTAAAAAAAATAGTTT is a window encoding:
- a CDS encoding YdcF family protein, encoding MCKKIFYILISMIIICIAGFFSFSDEILTEYAKFFTVNNATKKADLIFILGGNPKTRPAKAVELVKQGFSNKVVMTHIKDKALKYQNFFIKEEKLTEAILKSESIPFKIIPCIKKDGATSTFDEAYSLAEYVKNNNLKHVIIVTDAFHTKRALYAFKKIFRLEKLNTKVEVAAAYNGVYRENNWWKTEKGLRSYIIEPIKFLFYIFNSKNLNTINN